From the genome of Halobellus litoreus, one region includes:
- a CDS encoding PAS domain-containing sensor histidine kinase produces the protein MSDRSGSPAVVVLDDDALASAVRSAVADASTTMTVLSTTADEYAHAIDRGPVDCVVARQFPPPEALRALARPAGSPVFDSGPEPAADAESGSGSRVLPSGEPSDLTVPLVLYPSTPTAELARRSADAEAVRYVPQSIDTGDYALLVDAIEGAVGRRAQERELRAHAAERDLLVQMSSLADVGGWELDADGEALTWTAETRRLHGVSEAFEPTVDNAIEFYHPDDRESVRADVEAALGGDPFDSTYRLYRADGDVRWVRSKGVPIVEDESIVGVRGSFQDVTAEKRREDDIRQFKQAVEAAGHAIFITQRNGTIEYVNPAFEAVTGYEAEEAVGRDPSILKSGQMDQEYYRNLWSTVLDGEVWSEPIVNRRKSGEHYHASETIAPITTDDGAIQGFVAIQTDITDRVHARERLETFREMVNRLDDPIMLQNRDGSFEVVNDAVAEYAGLSRSELIGDDEFAFMDEPAARTIREHKDRVLELERSISYEVTPTFPTKGERSFATTRYPHYDEEGAVDGSVAICRDITEQSEREHQLRVLDRILRHNLYNKMNLILGHAELLENRTTGDAKSSVQQIIETGDDLVELADKERRIVELLTDDSPPRRIDIRELLEDVAAELRESHPEASIVVDCPESFDVRAIPEVRKALTELLRNAVVHTGDDPAVSVRVTRADGTVAVAVADDGPGIPEMERKAARSETDITPLFHGSGLGLQFVNHVARRSGGSLRFGSSDHRTADPDLRPATTGGEAVAGTDAEKPGGGSASVSEAADADSETAASAAADGTGGAVVVLYLPAADESADEQGERLGA, from the coding sequence ATGAGTGACCGCTCGGGATCCCCCGCTGTCGTCGTTCTCGACGACGACGCGCTCGCGTCCGCGGTCCGGTCGGCCGTCGCCGACGCGTCCACGACGATGACCGTTCTCTCGACGACCGCTGACGAATACGCCCACGCGATCGACCGCGGGCCGGTCGACTGCGTCGTCGCCCGCCAGTTTCCCCCGCCGGAAGCGTTGCGGGCTCTCGCCAGGCCCGCGGGATCGCCCGTCTTCGACTCGGGACCCGAACCGGCGGCCGACGCGGAAAGCGGGTCGGGTTCGCGCGTCCTCCCGTCGGGGGAACCGAGCGATCTGACGGTCCCGTTGGTGCTCTACCCGTCGACGCCGACCGCCGAGCTGGCGCGGCGGTCCGCAGACGCCGAAGCGGTCCGGTACGTCCCGCAGTCGATCGACACGGGGGACTACGCGCTGCTCGTCGACGCCATCGAGGGAGCCGTCGGACGCCGTGCGCAAGAACGAGAGCTCCGGGCCCACGCGGCCGAACGCGACCTTCTCGTCCAAATGTCGTCGCTCGCCGACGTCGGCGGCTGGGAGCTCGACGCCGACGGAGAAGCCCTCACCTGGACCGCCGAGACCCGCCGACTCCACGGCGTCTCGGAGGCCTTCGAACCGACGGTCGACAACGCGATCGAGTTCTACCACCCCGACGACAGAGAGTCGGTTCGCGCGGACGTCGAGGCCGCGCTGGGAGGCGACCCGTTCGACTCGACGTACCGACTGTACCGGGCCGACGGCGACGTTCGCTGGGTCCGTTCGAAGGGGGTCCCGATCGTCGAAGACGAGTCGATCGTCGGCGTTCGCGGCTCGTTCCAGGACGTCACAGCAGAGAAACGCCGGGAGGACGACATCCGGCAGTTCAAACAGGCCGTCGAGGCCGCCGGCCACGCGATCTTCATCACCCAGCGGAACGGCACCATCGAGTACGTCAACCCGGCCTTCGAGGCCGTCACCGGCTACGAGGCCGAGGAAGCGGTCGGTCGGGATCCGTCGATCCTGAAGTCCGGGCAGATGGATCAAGAGTACTACAGGAACCTCTGGAGCACCGTCCTCGACGGGGAGGTGTGGTCCGAGCCGATCGTCAATCGGCGGAAGTCCGGCGAGCACTACCACGCCTCCGAAACGATCGCCCCGATCACGACCGACGACGGAGCGATTCAGGGGTTCGTCGCGATCCAGACGGACATCACCGACCGAGTCCACGCGCGCGAACGACTCGAAACGTTCAGAGAGATGGTCAACCGCCTCGACGACCCGATTATGCTCCAGAACCGCGACGGCTCCTTCGAGGTCGTCAACGACGCCGTCGCCGAGTACGCCGGCCTATCACGGTCAGAACTGATCGGCGACGACGAGTTCGCGTTCATGGACGAACCCGCCGCGCGGACGATCCGGGAGCACAAAGACCGCGTGCTCGAACTGGAGCGTTCGATCTCCTACGAGGTCACCCCCACGTTCCCCACGAAGGGCGAGCGTTCGTTCGCGACGACGCGCTATCCCCACTACGACGAGGAGGGTGCGGTCGACGGGTCGGTCGCCATCTGCCGTGATATCACGGAGCAATCCGAGCGCGAACACCAACTCCGCGTCCTCGATCGGATCCTGCGGCACAACCTCTACAACAAGATGAACCTGATCCTCGGGCACGCGGAGCTGCTCGAAAACCGGACGACCGGCGACGCGAAGTCATCGGTGCAGCAGATCATCGAGACCGGCGACGACCTGGTCGAACTCGCGGACAAAGAGCGGCGAATCGTCGAACTGCTCACCGACGACTCGCCCCCCCGTCGGATCGACATCCGGGAACTCCTCGAAGACGTCGCCGCCGAACTCCGCGAGTCGCACCCCGAGGCGTCCATCGTCGTCGACTGTCCGGAGTCGTTCGACGTCCGAGCGATTCCGGAGGTCCGCAAGGCGCTCACCGAACTCCTCCGCAACGCCGTCGTCCACACCGGCGACGACCCCGCCGTCTCGGTGCGGGTCACGCGCGCGGACGGCACCGTCGCCGTCGCCGTCGCCGACGACGGCCCCGGCATCCCCGAAATGGAACGGAAGGCCGCCCGGAGCGAGACCGACATCACGCCGCTGTTCCACGGCTCCGGACTCGGTCTCCAGTTCGTCAACCACGTCGCACGCCGCTCCGGGGGATCGTTGCGGTTCGGGTCGTCCGACCACCGGACCGCGGACCCCGACTTGCGCCCCGCTACGACCGGCGGTGAGGCGGTGGCCGGCACCGACGCCGAAAAGCCGGGCGGCGGGAGCGCATCTGTCTCCGAGGCGGCGGACGCCGATTCCGAGACAGCGGCGTCCGCCGCCGCCGACGGCACGGGCGGCGCGGTCGTCGTGTTGTATCTCCCGGCCGCGGACGAGTCTGCAGATGAGCAGGGCGAGCGCCTCGGGGCTTGA
- a CDS encoding FAD-dependent oxidoreductase produces MSDPFVVVGGDAAGLSAASKCRRTDPDRDVIVFEKGSWVSYAHCGTPYFVKGEVDRLEDLLSLSPAAAEERGIDLRRGHEVVAVDTDAATVTVEGGGTTFEQPYGDLLVATGARAVSDPIEGATLDGVFTLHGLDHAAAIRAYLTDPDEFEVAALGGGDALDESEVERYGALAPPETVAVVGAGYVGVEMAEAFDAWDLDVHLFQRPDRPVPAFGDAVGDAVTEHLREAGVTLHFDEEVVRLDGEAGHVDGLVCESGAELAVDAALVGIGIRPNTELLDDTPVELGASGAVAADAYGRTTVDDVYAAGDVAEMPHMVTDEAVWDPLGLPANRAGRAIGATVGGDPTPVGSVAGTAMVKAFDLECGRTGILDHARARGAGFDPVSETITAGSRSGYYPGAAETTVTLTADRDTGRLLGGSVVGTDRAAIRIDTLATALGGELTVAELERQDLGYAPPFSPVWDPVLVAAKVLNGSLP; encoded by the coding sequence ATGTCCGATCCCTTCGTGGTCGTCGGCGGTGACGCCGCCGGACTCTCCGCGGCGAGCAAGTGTCGACGCACCGACCCCGACCGCGACGTCATCGTGTTCGAGAAAGGTTCCTGGGTCTCCTACGCACACTGCGGCACGCCGTACTTCGTGAAAGGCGAGGTCGACCGCCTCGAAGACCTCCTCTCGCTGTCGCCCGCGGCCGCCGAAGAGCGCGGTATCGACCTCCGGCGCGGCCACGAGGTCGTCGCCGTCGACACCGACGCGGCGACGGTCACCGTCGAGGGCGGCGGGACGACGTTCGAACAGCCCTACGGCGACCTCCTCGTCGCGACCGGCGCCCGCGCCGTCTCGGATCCGATCGAGGGGGCGACGCTCGACGGCGTCTTCACCCTCCACGGCCTCGATCACGCCGCGGCGATCCGGGCGTACCTGACCGACCCGGACGAATTCGAAGTCGCGGCCCTCGGCGGGGGCGACGCGCTGGACGAGTCCGAGGTCGAACGCTACGGCGCGCTCGCCCCGCCGGAGACCGTCGCGGTCGTCGGCGCGGGCTACGTCGGCGTCGAGATGGCCGAGGCGTTCGACGCGTGGGACCTCGACGTCCACCTGTTCCAGCGGCCCGACCGCCCGGTCCCGGCGTTCGGCGACGCCGTCGGCGACGCGGTCACGGAACACCTCCGCGAGGCGGGCGTGACGCTGCACTTCGACGAGGAGGTCGTCCGACTCGACGGCGAGGCGGGACACGTCGACGGCCTCGTCTGCGAGAGCGGTGCCGAACTCGCGGTCGACGCCGCGCTCGTCGGGATCGGCATCCGGCCGAACACGGAACTCCTCGACGACACGCCGGTCGAACTCGGCGCGTCGGGGGCCGTCGCCGCCGACGCCTACGGCCGAACCACCGTCGACGACGTCTACGCCGCGGGCGACGTCGCGGAGATGCCCCATATGGTTACCGACGAGGCGGTATGGGACCCGCTCGGCCTCCCCGCGAACCGCGCCGGCCGGGCCATCGGCGCGACGGTCGGCGGCGACCCCACGCCGGTCGGGTCCGTCGCGGGCACGGCGATGGTGAAGGCGTTCGACCTCGAGTGCGGCCGGACGGGGATCCTGGACCACGCCCGCGCCCGCGGGGCCGGCTTCGACCCCGTCTCCGAGACGATCACGGCCGGATCGCGGTCGGGCTACTACCCCGGCGCGGCCGAGACGACGGTCACGCTCACCGCCGACCGCGACACCGGCCGGCTCCTCGGCGGGAGCGTCGTCGGCACCGACCGCGCGGCGATCCGGATCGACACGCTCGCGACGGCGCTCGGCGGCGAGCTGACAGTCGCGGAACTCGAACGCCAGGACCTCGGCTACGCGCCGCCGTTCAGCCCCGTCTGGGACCCCGTCCTCGTCGCCGCGAAGGTGCTGAACGGCTCGTTGCCGTAG
- the glpK gene encoding glycerol kinase GlpK yields the protein MKERTYVGAIDQGTTGTRFIVFDHGGQPVANAYETHEQIYPEPGWVEHDPEEIWENTTVTIRRALDDAGIDASQLAAIGITNQRETTVVWDRESGTPVYNAIVWQDRRTTERVEALEREGKDAWIRETTGLEPDAYFSATKAEWLLDNADPIKLQRMRPEDVRDRAEAGELCFGTIDSWLIYKLTGAHVTDVTNASRTMLFDIHDLSWDDELLDEFRVPAAMLPEVRPSADDDHYGTTDPDGFLGASVPVAGALGDQQSALFGQTCFDAGDAKNTYGTGSFMLMNTGSEAVASENGLLTTVGFQRSGEPAQYALEGSIFITGAAIEWLEDLTLIDDPAESEALARSVDSTDGVYVVPAFTGLGAPHWDQRARGTIVGMTRGTRREHIVRATLESIAYQTRDVAEAMTEDSGIELTDLRVDGGAVKNNFLCQLQADVVGADIVRPEVDETTALGAAYAAGLAVDYWASLDELRENWRVDREFEPDRADDVEERYGRWQEAVERSLDWASDEE from the coding sequence ATGAAAGAACGCACGTACGTCGGCGCGATCGATCAGGGAACGACCGGAACGCGGTTCATCGTCTTCGATCACGGCGGGCAGCCGGTCGCGAACGCCTACGAAACGCACGAACAGATCTACCCCGAACCGGGCTGGGTGGAACACGACCCCGAAGAGATCTGGGAGAACACCACCGTCACGATTCGGCGCGCGCTCGACGACGCCGGCATCGACGCCTCGCAGTTGGCGGCGATCGGCATCACCAACCAACGCGAGACGACCGTCGTCTGGGACCGCGAGTCGGGGACGCCGGTGTACAATGCCATCGTGTGGCAGGATCGGCGGACGACGGAACGAGTCGAAGCGCTCGAACGGGAAGGCAAGGACGCGTGGATCCGCGAGACGACCGGGCTCGAACCCGACGCGTACTTTTCGGCGACGAAAGCCGAGTGGCTCCTCGACAACGCCGACCCGATCAAACTCCAGCGGATGCGCCCCGAGGACGTCCGCGACCGCGCAGAGGCCGGCGAACTCTGCTTCGGCACGATCGACTCCTGGCTGATCTACAAACTGACCGGCGCGCACGTCACCGACGTCACGAACGCCTCGCGGACGATGCTGTTCGACATCCACGACCTGTCGTGGGACGACGAACTGCTCGACGAGTTCCGCGTTCCCGCGGCGATGCTGCCGGAGGTGCGTCCCTCCGCCGACGACGACCACTACGGAACGACCGACCCCGACGGGTTCCTCGGAGCGTCCGTCCCCGTCGCGGGCGCGCTCGGCGACCAGCAGTCGGCGCTGTTCGGCCAGACGTGCTTCGACGCCGGCGATGCGAAGAACACCTACGGAACGGGGTCGTTTATGCTGATGAACACGGGAAGCGAGGCCGTCGCCTCCGAGAACGGCCTGCTCACGACGGTCGGGTTCCAGCGCTCCGGCGAACCGGCTCAGTACGCCCTCGAGGGATCGATATTCATCACCGGCGCGGCAATCGAGTGGCTGGAGGACCTGACGCTCATCGACGACCCCGCCGAGAGCGAGGCGCTCGCCCGGTCGGTCGACTCGACCGACGGCGTCTACGTCGTCCCCGCGTTCACCGGCCTCGGCGCGCCGCACTGGGACCAGCGCGCCCGCGGCACCATCGTCGGGATGACGCGCGGGACGCGGCGCGAACACATCGTCCGCGCGACGCTCGAATCGATCGCCTACCAGACGCGCGACGTCGCCGAGGCGATGACCGAGGACAGCGGGATCGAACTCACGGACCTGCGGGTCGACGGCGGCGCGGTGAAGAACAACTTCCTCTGCCAGTTGCAGGCGGACGTCGTCGGCGCGGACATCGTCCGGCCGGAGGTCGACGAGACGACCGCGCTCGGCGCGGCCTACGCCGCCGGGCTCGCGGTCGACTACTGGGCCTCGCTGGACGAACTCCGCGAGAACTGGCGGGTCGACCGCGAGTTCGAGCCGGACCGCGCGGACGACGTCGAAGAACGCTACGGGCGCTGGCAGGAGGCCGTCGAGCGCTCGCTCGATTGGGCCAGCGACGAGGAGTGA
- a CDS encoding carbon-nitrogen family hydrolase, which translates to MNVAVVQLPARNEPDANLEQAVSEVRAAAADGADLVVLPEMWPVGYFAFDAYRDAAEPVPGPTTDRLAALADDLSIHLHGGSLVERDGDADGGDSDLYNTSVLFGPDGTLLDTYRKIHLFGYESKESELLTSGAEPCAVETDLGTVGLTTCYDLRFPELYRSLVDRGVEILLVASAWPRERIDHWHLFARTRAVENQTFLVAANLVGSIDGVDLGGESVVVDPWGVERANAGTAAGTAHATVDLDEVRETRASFPALADRKL; encoded by the coding sequence ATGAACGTCGCTGTCGTCCAGCTACCGGCACGAAACGAGCCGGACGCGAATCTGGAGCAGGCGGTGTCGGAGGTCCGCGCGGCCGCGGCCGACGGCGCGGATCTGGTCGTCCTCCCGGAGATGTGGCCGGTCGGCTACTTCGCGTTCGACGCCTACCGCGACGCCGCGGAACCGGTCCCGGGGCCGACGACCGACCGTCTCGCCGCGCTCGCCGACGACCTCTCGATTCACCTCCACGGCGGGAGTCTCGTCGAGCGCGACGGCGACGCCGACGGGGGCGACTCGGACCTCTACAACACCTCCGTGCTGTTCGGTCCCGACGGGACGCTCCTCGACACCTACCGGAAGATCCACCTGTTCGGTTACGAATCGAAGGAATCCGAGCTACTCACATCCGGAGCGGAACCCTGCGCAGTCGAAACCGACCTCGGAACGGTCGGACTGACGACCTGCTACGACCTCCGGTTCCCGGAACTCTACCGCTCGCTCGTCGATCGCGGCGTCGAGATCTTGCTCGTCGCCTCCGCGTGGCCTCGCGAGCGGATCGATCACTGGCACCTGTTCGCCCGAACGCGGGCCGTCGAGAACCAGACGTTCCTAGTCGCCGCCAACCTCGTCGGATCGATCGACGGCGTCGATCTCGGCGGCGAGAGCGTCGTCGTCGATCCCTGGGGCGTCGAACGAGCGAACGCCGGAACCGCAGCGGGGACGGCGCACGCGACCGTCGATCTCGACGAGGTTCGGGAGACGCGCGCGTCGTTTCCGGCGCTCGCGGACCGGAAGCTCTGA
- a CDS encoding dihydroorotase: protein MSTLFRDARLADGRICDVRTESGSITDVGDVTDDGPADRVVDADERLLLPGAIDAHVHFREPGHSQKETWRTGSSSAAAGGVTTVVDQPNTSPPTVTGDAFDEKSSLAADSHVDYGINGGVTPDWDPDSLFDRPLFALGEVFLADSTGDMGIDADLFAEAVERAAEADVVVTVHAEDADLFDETARERDAGGVGRDADADVWSQYRRAEAEAAAVERAVEVGAETDAAIHIAHTSTPEGVDAAVAGGATCEVTPHHLFLSRENATELGTYGRMNPPLRSEERREALWQRLVDGDVDIVATDHAPHTVEEKETSLWDAPSGVPGVETMLPLLLERARRGAITYERVRDLTATNPAEIFDLPAKGRVAEGYDADLVLVDPEDEREIRGDDLHSKCGWTPFEGMIGVFPSLTLSRGEIVYDGEAVLGEPSGENVRR, encoded by the coding sequence ATGTCGACGCTCTTCCGCGACGCGAGACTCGCCGACGGTCGAATCTGCGACGTCCGGACCGAGTCCGGCAGTATCACCGACGTCGGGGACGTGACCGACGACGGGCCGGCCGACCGCGTCGTCGACGCCGACGAACGGCTGTTGCTTCCCGGTGCGATCGACGCCCACGTTCACTTCCGGGAACCGGGTCACTCCCAGAAAGAAACCTGGCGCACGGGCTCGTCGAGCGCCGCGGCCGGCGGCGTGACGACCGTCGTCGACCAGCCGAACACGTCGCCGCCGACGGTCACCGGCGACGCGTTCGACGAAAAGTCGTCGCTCGCTGCCGACTCGCACGTCGACTACGGTATCAACGGCGGCGTGACGCCCGACTGGGACCCCGACTCGCTGTTCGACCGGCCGCTGTTCGCCCTCGGTGAGGTGTTCCTCGCCGACTCGACGGGCGATATGGGCATCGACGCCGACCTGTTCGCCGAGGCCGTCGAGCGGGCGGCCGAGGCGGACGTCGTCGTCACTGTCCACGCCGAAGACGCCGACCTGTTCGACGAGACGGCGCGCGAGCGCGATGCCGGCGGCGTCGGTCGCGACGCCGACGCCGACGTCTGGAGCCAGTACCGCCGCGCCGAGGCCGAGGCAGCGGCGGTCGAACGCGCCGTCGAGGTCGGCGCCGAGACCGACGCCGCGATCCACATCGCGCACACGAGCACGCCCGAGGGCGTCGACGCCGCCGTCGCGGGCGGTGCGACCTGCGAGGTGACGCCGCATCACCTGTTTCTCTCCCGTGAGAACGCGACCGAACTCGGCACGTACGGGCGAATGAACCCCCCGCTTCGGAGCGAGGAGCGTCGCGAAGCGCTGTGGCAGCGGCTCGTCGACGGCGATGTCGACATCGTCGCGACCGATCACGCCCCGCACACCGTCGAGGAGAAGGAGACGAGTCTGTGGGATGCGCCGAGCGGCGTCCCCGGCGTCGAGACGATGCTGCCGCTGCTCTTGGAGCGAGCGCGACGGGGAGCGATCACCTACGAACGCGTCCGCGACCTCACGGCGACGAATCCGGCCGAAATCTTCGATCTCCCCGCCAAGGGCCGCGTCGCCGAGGGCTACGACGCAGACCTGGTGCTCGTCGACCCCGAGGACGAGCGGGAGATCCGCGGCGACGATCTCCACTCGAAGTGCGGGTGGACGCCGTTCGAGGGAATGATCGGCGTTTTCCCGTCGCTGACGCTTTCCCGTGGCGAAATCGTCTACGACGGCGAGGCGGTCCTGGGCGAACCGAGTGGCGAGAACGTCCGCCGGTAG
- a CDS encoding lipoate--protein ligase family protein, with translation MLVSTAETGVPTVRVWAPHRHVAFGRRDARAEGYERAITAAESHGYPAVERSVGGRAVAYSGTTLAFAVAVPTEDSRRGLEARYDAATTAVVRALRSLGVPARRGEPEASFCPGDHSVQARGKISGIAQRIRRETALVAGVVVVDAHEELASVLAPVYEALDVPFDPDSVGSVARSGGPADPDAVAESLRDSLCGDLGRRTVSVSALLAEYGDGHR, from the coding sequence ATGCTCGTTTCGACAGCCGAGACCGGCGTTCCCACGGTCCGCGTGTGGGCGCCGCACCGCCACGTGGCGTTCGGCCGCCGCGACGCGCGCGCTGAGGGGTACGAGCGAGCGATAACCGCGGCCGAGTCCCACGGCTATCCGGCCGTCGAGCGGAGCGTCGGCGGCCGTGCAGTCGCGTACTCGGGGACGACGCTCGCGTTCGCCGTCGCGGTCCCGACGGAAGACAGCCGGCGCGGGCTCGAAGCGCGGTACGACGCCGCGACGACGGCCGTCGTCCGGGCGTTGCGGTCGCTCGGCGTCCCCGCCCGGCGCGGCGAGCCCGAGGCGTCGTTCTGTCCGGGCGACCACTCCGTGCAGGCCCGCGGGAAGATCTCGGGCATCGCCCAGCGGATCCGACGCGAGACGGCGCTCGTCGCCGGCGTCGTCGTGGTCGACGCCCACGAGGAACTCGCGTCCGTACTCGCTCCCGTCTACGAGGCGCTCGACGTGCCGTTCGATCCCGATTCGGTGGGAAGCGTCGCCCGAAGCGGTGGTCCGGCGGACCCCGACGCCGTCGCGGAGTCGCTCCGTGACTCCCTCTGCGGCGATCTCGGGCGACGGACGGTTTCGGTCTCCGCGTTGCTCGCGGAGTACGGCGACGGACACCGGTAG
- a CDS encoding PaaI family thioesterase has translation MADEDPDRSALPEDAAAFVQEYIEQEHGYLSWLGTRVDALEPGRVVMTIPYDEKLTNTTDPPTVHGGIAATLIDTAGGIAQRTLLEDPVGGGIATVNLNVNYLRRASGDLTATAEVVRSGGTIGVSTVTVVSRIPEDVDDEASRRWEGTESGEAVATGQASYRLFRE, from the coding sequence ATGGCCGACGAGGATCCGGACCGGTCGGCGCTTCCGGAGGACGCCGCCGCGTTCGTCCAGGAGTACATCGAACAGGAGCACGGCTACCTGTCGTGGCTCGGAACGCGCGTCGACGCGCTCGAACCCGGGCGCGTCGTGATGACGATACCGTACGACGAGAAACTCACCAACACCACGGACCCGCCGACGGTCCACGGCGGCATCGCGGCGACGCTCATCGACACCGCGGGCGGGATCGCTCAGCGGACGCTGCTCGAAGACCCCGTCGGGGGCGGCATCGCGACCGTCAACCTCAACGTCAACTACCTGCGCCGCGCGTCGGGTGACCTGACCGCGACGGCGGAGGTCGTCCGCTCCGGCGGGACGATCGGGGTGAGCACGGTCACGGTCGTCAGCCGGATCCCCGAGGACGTCGACGACGAGGCGTCACGACGCTGGGAGGGGACCGAATCGGGCGAAGCCGTCGCGACCGGACAGGCCTCTTATCGGCTGTTTCGGGAGTGA
- a CDS encoding cysteine hydrolase family protein yields MSIDSFDPERTAVVVVDMQNGFCHPDGTLHAPASEAVVDDVGDLVDAARDAGARIVYTRDVHPPEQFADAHYYDEFDRWGEHVVEGDWEAEIVDDLDVRDADHVVEKHTYDAFYETELDGWLTAHRVDDLLFCGTLANVCVLHTAGSAGLRDYRPVLVEDAIGAIEAEHKEYALEHADWLFGEVATRDAVAFE; encoded by the coding sequence ATGTCGATCGATTCGTTCGATCCCGAGCGCACGGCCGTCGTCGTCGTCGATATGCAGAACGGGTTCTGTCACCCCGACGGGACCCTCCACGCGCCCGCGAGCGAGGCCGTGGTCGACGACGTGGGCGATCTGGTCGACGCCGCCCGCGACGCCGGCGCACGGATCGTCTACACCCGCGACGTGCACCCGCCCGAGCAGTTCGCGGACGCGCACTACTACGACGAGTTCGACCGCTGGGGCGAACACGTCGTCGAGGGGGACTGGGAGGCGGAGATCGTCGACGACCTCGACGTGCGCGACGCCGACCACGTGGTCGAGAAACACACCTACGACGCCTTTTACGAGACCGAACTCGACGGCTGGCTCACGGCCCACAGGGTCGACGACCTCCTCTTCTGCGGGACGCTCGCGAACGTCTGCGTCCTCCACACCGCCGGGAGCGCCGGGCTTCGGGATTACCGGCCGGTGCTCGTCGAGGACGCTATCGGCGCCATCGAGGCGGAGCACAAGGAGTACGCCCTAGAACACGCCGACTGGCTCTTCGGCGAGGTCGCGACCCGCGACGCGGTCGCTTTCGAGTAG
- a CDS encoding Hvo_1808 family surface protein: MTRKRGLAAAAVALVIVLAGCGAPVLDSGSSVPPAGGSDAAATPNADFDDPERDVLGWEDGYWYNESVDVDQSDGLSDEELDAYVGRAMARVEYVRGEEFDSRVPVNVISREEYRNRSSGGSGSGEISDYERWNDQVWEALFVTGESESSGEAIGETRSSAVAGFYSPSDDEIKIITDSPESPTINNATLVHELVHALQDQRYDLTDAKYGGDTQDEQLAVDGLVEGDAKYVEQRYADRCGESWECVATPSSGGGGGGGGSPNLGIFLTIFQPYSDGPVYVHDLVDREGWNAIDERFENPPASSEQIIHRTDEEPVPIDYRDRARNGWETFPEQGEDGSDTVGEASMYVMFWYQARNAGADTIDPRSIGNVENRYDTYNYDAEPSAGWGNDRLYPYQKGTDAEAEYGYVWATEWDTEADAREFQRAYRAILDAHDAEQRAENTYVVPDGQFADAFRVTRSGTRVTIVNGPTVADLDDIRPRQS; the protein is encoded by the coding sequence ATGACGCGGAAACGCGGCCTCGCCGCCGCGGCGGTCGCGCTGGTGATCGTCCTGGCGGGATGTGGCGCCCCGGTGTTAGACTCCGGTTCGTCGGTCCCGCCCGCGGGCGGAAGCGACGCCGCCGCGACGCCGAACGCCGACTTCGACGACCCCGAGCGCGACGTCCTCGGGTGGGAGGACGGGTACTGGTACAACGAGTCGGTCGACGTCGACCAGTCCGACGGCCTCTCCGACGAGGAACTGGACGCCTACGTCGGGCGGGCGATGGCCAGGGTCGAGTACGTCCGCGGCGAGGAGTTCGACTCGCGCGTCCCGGTCAACGTGATTTCGCGCGAGGAGTACCGGAACCGGTCGTCCGGCGGGTCGGGTAGTGGGGAAATCAGCGACTACGAACGCTGGAACGACCAGGTGTGGGAGGCGCTGTTCGTCACCGGCGAGAGCGAGAGCAGCGGCGAGGCGATCGGTGAGACCCGAAGCTCCGCCGTCGCGGGCTTTTACTCCCCGTCGGACGACGAGATCAAGATCATCACCGACTCGCCCGAGTCGCCGACGATCAACAACGCGACGCTCGTCCACGAACTCGTCCACGCCCTCCAGGACCAGCGGTACGATCTGACGGACGCGAAGTACGGCGGCGACACCCAGGACGAACAGCTCGCCGTCGACGGCCTCGTCGAGGGCGACGCGAAGTACGTCGAACAGCGGTACGCCGACCGCTGCGGCGAGTCGTGGGAGTGCGTCGCCACGCCGTCGAGCGGTGGTGGCGGCGGCGGGGGCGGCTCGCCGAACCTGGGGATCTTCCTGACGATCTTCCAGCCGTACTCCGACGGTCCGGTCTACGTCCACGACCTCGTGGACCGCGAGGGCTGGAACGCGATCGACGAGCGGTTCGAGAACCCGCCGGCCTCCTCCGAGCAGATCATCCACCGGACCGACGAGGAACCCGTTCCCATCGACTACCGCGACAGAGCGCGTAACGGCTGGGAGACGTTCCCCGAGCAGGGCGAGGACGGCTCCGACACCGTCGGCGAGGCGTCGATGTACGTGATGTTCTGGTACCAGGCGCGGAACGCCGGGGCCGACACGATCGATCCGCGGAGCATCGGGAACGTCGAGAACCGATACGACACGTACAACTACGACGCCGAGCCCTCGGCGGGATGGGGTAACGACCGGCTCTACCCCTACCAGAAGGGGACCGACGCCGAGGCCGAGTACGGCTACGTCTGGGCGACCGAGTGGGACACCGAAGCCGACGCCAGAGAGTTCCAGCGGGCCTACCGAGCGATCCTCGACGCTCACGACGCGGAACAGCGCGCTGAAAACACCTACGTCGTTCCCGACGGCCAGTTCGCGGACGCGTTCCGCGTCACGCGCTCGGGGACACGGGTGACGATCGTGAACGGACCGACCGTCGCCGACCTCGACGACATCCGACCGCGGCAGTCCTGA